The following proteins are co-located in the Vigna unguiculata cultivar IT97K-499-35 chromosome 9, ASM411807v1, whole genome shotgun sequence genome:
- the LOC114164204 gene encoding serine/threonine-protein kinase STY46-like isoform X1, translating to MGDTASCSSGILNSGWNHRCPKQRQKVGVYNEVLCRLKELNVPEAVVPGFEDDLWSHFYRLPARYALDMNVERAEEVLMHKRLLDIAGGPITAIGPAIEVRLVQVRSASAGGSSKSLLSNSQSKVCPEDSDVPGSMSFHPPPAFGSSSNMEHNTQFLPVRDRDNYLNFYTHYARPMHEITISTNDKPKLLSQLTSLLSETGLDILEAHAFSTIDGYSLDVFVVGGWPIEETKKLKHELAKKIQKLQQHQLKENGSVPTTSTTAKQEQTGMNFIWRIDAGCLRFEKKIASGPLSDLYKGTFYNQDVAIKVLKHENLNENIQREFAQEVYIISQIKHKNVVKFVGACTQSPNLYLVTEYMPGGSMFDFLHKQKTALALPTLLKVAIDVCEGMKYLHQNNIIHRDLKAANLLIDENGVVKVADFGVARVHNQSGIMTAETGTYRWMAPEVIEHRPYDHKADVFSFAIVLWELLTGKLPYEHLSPLQAAVGVIQKGLRPKIPSNTHSQLVELLHWCWHHDSSLRPNFSEILEFLLRVTKTVTGECEG from the exons ATGGGAGACACAGCGAGTTGCAGTAGCGGAATTTTGAACTCTGGATGGAATCATCGATGTCCAAAACAGAGACAGAAGGTCGGAGTTTACAACGAGGTTTTGTGCAGACTTAAGGAATTGAATGTCCCAGAAGCTGTGGTTCCTGGTTTTGAGGACGATCTTTGGTCGCACTTCTATCGCCTTCCCGCAAG GTATGCGTTGGACATGAATGTGGAGAGGGCAGAAGAAGTTCTGATGCATAAGAGGTTACTGGACATCGCAGGAGGCCCAATTACAGCAATCGGACCTGCAATTGAAGTCCGTCTTGTACAG GTTCGTTCTGCTTCTGCTGGAGGTTCTAGTAAATCCCTTCTTTCAAATTCACAAAGTAAAGTTTGTCCCGAAGATTCTGATGTTCCAGGCAGCATGAG CTTCCATCCTCCACCTGCATTCGGTTCGTCATCTAATATGGAACATAACACCCAGTTCTTACCAGTTCGAGACAGGGATAactatttgaatttttatacaCATTATGCTCG GCCAATGCATGAAATCACAATTTCAACAAATGACAAACCAAAACTTCTGAGCCAG TTGACTTCCTTACTTTCTGAGACTGGGTTGGACATTCTGGAAGCTCATGCTTTTTCGACAATAGACGGCTATTCATTGGatgtttttgttgttggtgGTTGGCCAATAGAG GAGACGAAGAAGTTAAAACATGAACTAGCAAAGAAAATTCAGAAACTCCAG CAACATCAATTGAAAGAAAATGGGAGTGTTCCTACTACTAGTACTACTGCAAAGCAAGAGCAAACAGGGATGAACTTTATCTGGAGAATCGATGCCGGGTGTCTgagatttgaaaagaaaattgcaTCTGGACCTCTGAGTGATTT GTATAAAGGTACATTCTACAATCAAGATGTAGCTATCAAGGTTCTAAAGCACgagaatttgaatgaaaatatacaAAGGGAATTTGCTCAGGAAGTGTATATCATAAG TCAAATTAAGCACAAAAATGTTGTTAAATTTGTTGGCGCTTGTACACAATCCCCAAACCTGTACCTGGTCACAG AATACATGCCTGGTGGAAGTATGTTCGACTTTTTGCATAAACAGAAAACCGCCCTTGCTCTTCCAACTTTACTCAAAGTAGCCATTGATGTTTGTGAAGGAATGAAATATTTGCATCAGAATAATATCATACATCGGGACCTTAAAGCTGCTAATCTTTTGATCGATGAGAATGGG GTAGTTAAGGTTGCTGATTTTGGTGTGGCTAGAGTGCACAATCAATCTGGCATAATGACTGCAGAAACAGGAACTTATAGGTGGATGGCTCCAGAG GTTATTGAACATAGACCATATGATCACAAAGCCGATGTGTTTAGCTTTGCCATTGTTCTTTGGGAACTGCTCACAGGAAAG CTTCCATATGAGCATTTGTCTCCATTGCAAGCAGCAGTAGGAGTGATCCAGAAG GGTTTAAGGCCAAAAATTCCAAGCAATACTCATTCACAGTTAGTGGAATTGCTTCACTGGTGCTGGCACCATGATTCATCTCTGAGACCCAATTTCTCAGAAATTCTGGAATTTCTGCTACGTGTGACCAAAACG GTTACTGGGGAATGTGAAGGCTAA
- the LOC114164204 gene encoding serine/threonine-protein kinase STY46-like isoform X2 produces MGDTASCSSGILNSGWNHRCPKQRQKVGVYNEVLCRLKELNVPEAVVPGFEDDLWSHFYRLPARYALDMNVERAEEVLMHKRLLDIAGGPITAIGPAIEVRLVQVRSASAGGSSKSLLSNSQSKVCPEDSDVPGSMSFHPPPAFGSSSNMEHNTQFLPVRDRDNYLNFYTHYARPMHEITISTNDKPKLLSQLTSLLSETGLDILEAHAFSTIDGYSLDVFVVGGWPIEETKKLKHELAKKIQKLQQHQLKENGSVPTTSTTAKQEQTGMNFIWRIDAGCLRFEKKIASGPLSDLYKGTFYNQDVAIKVLKHENLNENIQREFAQEVYIISQIKHKNVVKFVGACTQSPNLYLVTEYMPGGSMFDFLHKQKTALALPTLLKVAIDVCEGMKYLHQNNIIHRDLKAANLLIDENGVVKVADFGVARVHNQSGIMTAETGTYRWMAPEAWMWLFKDTIGSSF; encoded by the exons ATGGGAGACACAGCGAGTTGCAGTAGCGGAATTTTGAACTCTGGATGGAATCATCGATGTCCAAAACAGAGACAGAAGGTCGGAGTTTACAACGAGGTTTTGTGCAGACTTAAGGAATTGAATGTCCCAGAAGCTGTGGTTCCTGGTTTTGAGGACGATCTTTGGTCGCACTTCTATCGCCTTCCCGCAAG GTATGCGTTGGACATGAATGTGGAGAGGGCAGAAGAAGTTCTGATGCATAAGAGGTTACTGGACATCGCAGGAGGCCCAATTACAGCAATCGGACCTGCAATTGAAGTCCGTCTTGTACAG GTTCGTTCTGCTTCTGCTGGAGGTTCTAGTAAATCCCTTCTTTCAAATTCACAAAGTAAAGTTTGTCCCGAAGATTCTGATGTTCCAGGCAGCATGAG CTTCCATCCTCCACCTGCATTCGGTTCGTCATCTAATATGGAACATAACACCCAGTTCTTACCAGTTCGAGACAGGGATAactatttgaatttttatacaCATTATGCTCG GCCAATGCATGAAATCACAATTTCAACAAATGACAAACCAAAACTTCTGAGCCAG TTGACTTCCTTACTTTCTGAGACTGGGTTGGACATTCTGGAAGCTCATGCTTTTTCGACAATAGACGGCTATTCATTGGatgtttttgttgttggtgGTTGGCCAATAGAG GAGACGAAGAAGTTAAAACATGAACTAGCAAAGAAAATTCAGAAACTCCAG CAACATCAATTGAAAGAAAATGGGAGTGTTCCTACTACTAGTACTACTGCAAAGCAAGAGCAAACAGGGATGAACTTTATCTGGAGAATCGATGCCGGGTGTCTgagatttgaaaagaaaattgcaTCTGGACCTCTGAGTGATTT GTATAAAGGTACATTCTACAATCAAGATGTAGCTATCAAGGTTCTAAAGCACgagaatttgaatgaaaatatacaAAGGGAATTTGCTCAGGAAGTGTATATCATAAG TCAAATTAAGCACAAAAATGTTGTTAAATTTGTTGGCGCTTGTACACAATCCCCAAACCTGTACCTGGTCACAG AATACATGCCTGGTGGAAGTATGTTCGACTTTTTGCATAAACAGAAAACCGCCCTTGCTCTTCCAACTTTACTCAAAGTAGCCATTGATGTTTGTGAAGGAATGAAATATTTGCATCAGAATAATATCATACATCGGGACCTTAAAGCTGCTAATCTTTTGATCGATGAGAATGGG GTAGTTAAGGTTGCTGATTTTGGTGTGGCTAGAGTGCACAATCAATCTGGCATAATGACTGCAGAAACAGGAACTTATAGGTGGATGGCTCCAGAG GCATGGATGTGGCTGTTTAAGGACACGATAGGCAGCAGTTTTTGA
- the LOC114162911 gene encoding high mobility group B protein 9: protein MSSVSETHAGEDGKHYPAPLAPHDDVVRDSSLFWDTLRRFHFLMGTKFMIPVIGGKELDLHVLYVEVTRRSGYEKVVAEKKWREVGSIFKFSATTTSASFVLRKHYLSLLYHYEQVHFFKARGSVYTPSTDAFSGNSPSWRPELAIVEYSPKPSNSSSESRAEETSCLSGNGTIEGKFECGYLVSVKLGSEVLRGVLYHPEKMVAPPSIPQHENAIVPFKSKGNRSGRRRRNKRRWDPNYPKPNRSGYNFFFAEKHYSLKALYPNREREFTKMIGQSWNSLSPEERMVYQNIGLRDKERYKRELTEYKEKMKLRQTSEVGLP, encoded by the exons ATGTCATCTGTGTCGGAAACCCACGCCGGAGAAGACGGAAAACACTACCCTGCTCCGCTCGCTCCTCATGACGACGTCGTCAGGGACTCCTCTCTTTTCTGGGACACTCTCAGACGCTTTCACTTCCTCATGGGTACCAAGTTCAT GATTCCTGTGATTGGAGGGAAGGAGCTAGATTTGCACGTTCTTTACGTGGAAGTTACCAGAAGAAGTGGCTACGAGAAG GTAGTTGCAGAGAAGAAGTGGAGGGAAGTTGGTAGCATTTTCAAGTTCTCAGCAACCACCACAAGTGCTTCTTTTGTGTTGAGGAAACATTACTTGAGTCTTCTTTATCATTACGAACAGGTTCACTTTTTCAAAGCTAGGGGTTCTGTTTATACTCCTTCAACAG ATGCATTTTCCGGGAACAGTCCTTCTTGGAGACCTGAATTAGCTATTGTGGAATATTCTCCTAAGCCCTCCAATAGTAGTTCCGAATCCCGTGCTGAAG AAACTTCATGTCTCTCAGGAAATGGAACAATAGAGGGAAAATTTGAGTGTGGTTATTTGGTGTCTGTGAAACTGGGTTCAGAGGTTCTGAGAGGGGTGCTTTACCATCCAGAAAAAATGGTTGCTCCTCCTTCGATTCCGCAGCACGAAAATGCGATTGTGCCATTCAAAAGCAAAGGTAACCGTTCTGGTCGTAGGAGAAGAAACAAGAGAAGGTGGGACCCTAACTATCCAAAGCCGAATAGGAGTGGCTATAACTTCTTCTTTGCTGAAAAGCATTACTCTCTCAAAGCTCTCTACCCGAACAGAGAAAGGGAGTTTACCAAGATGATTGGGCAGTCATGGAACAGTCTTAGCCCCGAAGAACGAAtg GTTTATCAGAACATCGGGTTAAGAGACAAAGAAAGGTACAAGAGAGAACTGACGGAGTACAAAGAGAAGATGAAGCTTAGGCAGACCTCAGAAGTTGGACTTCCATAG